One genomic segment of Amycolatopsis sp. Hca4 includes these proteins:
- a CDS encoding cation acetate symporter has product MNATLAASVEGSNPLLNIGIFALFVVITLVIVFRASRNTKTASDYYAAGRAFTGPQNGIAISGDYLSAASFLGIAGAIAINGYDGFLYSIGFLVAWLVALLLVAELLRNTGKFTMGDVLAFRMKQRPVRAAAATSTLAVSFFYLLAQMAGAGGLVALLLGVEGSGAQALVIAVVGVIMIAYVLIGGMKGTTWVQIIKAGLLIVGALVITLWVLGKYGFNFSQLLQAAVDKAGKAGQTLLGPGKQYGATGTSKLDFLSLGIALVLGTAGLPHVLMRFYTVPTARDARRSVVWAIVLIGVFYLFTLVLGYGAGALVGPDAIKKAPGGVNSAAPLLALELGGPVLLGLISAVAFATILAVVAGLTITASASFAHDVYANVVKRGKTSPDSEVKVARITAVVIGALAIGGGILANGQNVAFLVALAFAVAASANLPTILYSLFWKRFNTQGALWSIYGGLAITIVLIIFSPAVSGKPTSMIKTADFAWFPLSNPGIVSIPAAFILGWLGTVLSKEHDEKKYAEMEVRSLTGAGAEKAVVH; this is encoded by the coding sequence CGGCGTCGGACTACTACGCCGCCGGCCGCGCGTTCACCGGCCCGCAGAACGGCATCGCCATCTCGGGTGACTACCTGTCGGCGGCGTCGTTCCTCGGCATCGCCGGCGCGATCGCGATCAACGGCTACGACGGCTTCCTCTACTCCATCGGCTTCCTGGTGGCGTGGCTCGTCGCGCTGCTGCTGGTCGCGGAACTGCTGCGCAACACCGGCAAGTTCACCATGGGCGACGTGCTGGCCTTCCGGATGAAGCAGCGTCCGGTGCGGGCCGCGGCCGCGACGTCGACGCTGGCCGTGTCGTTCTTCTACCTGCTGGCGCAGATGGCGGGCGCCGGTGGCCTGGTGGCGCTGCTGCTCGGCGTCGAAGGCAGCGGCGCGCAGGCGCTGGTCATCGCCGTGGTCGGCGTCATCATGATCGCCTACGTGCTGATCGGCGGCATGAAGGGCACCACCTGGGTGCAGATCATCAAGGCGGGGCTGCTCATCGTCGGCGCGCTCGTGATCACCCTGTGGGTGCTCGGCAAGTACGGCTTCAACTTCTCGCAGCTGCTGCAGGCCGCCGTCGACAAGGCGGGCAAGGCCGGGCAGACGCTGCTCGGCCCGGGCAAGCAGTACGGCGCCACCGGCACGTCGAAGCTGGACTTCCTGTCCCTCGGCATCGCGCTGGTGCTGGGCACGGCCGGCCTGCCGCACGTGCTGATGCGCTTCTACACCGTCCCGACGGCCCGCGACGCTCGTCGTTCGGTGGTCTGGGCGATCGTGCTGATCGGCGTGTTCTACCTGTTCACGCTGGTGCTGGGCTACGGCGCCGGTGCGCTGGTCGGGCCGGACGCGATCAAGAAGGCGCCGGGCGGCGTGAACTCGGCGGCCCCGCTGCTGGCGCTGGAGCTGGGCGGGCCGGTGCTGCTGGGCCTGATCTCCGCGGTCGCCTTCGCGACGATCCTCGCGGTCGTCGCGGGCCTGACGATCACGGCGTCGGCGTCCTTCGCCCACGACGTCTACGCGAACGTCGTCAAGCGCGGCAAGACGTCGCCGGACTCGGAGGTCAAGGTCGCCCGGATCACCGCGGTGGTGATCGGCGCCCTCGCCATCGGCGGCGGCATCCTGGCCAACGGGCAGAACGTGGCCTTCCTGGTGGCGCTGGCCTTCGCGGTCGCGGCGTCGGCGAACCTGCCGACGATCCTCTACTCGCTGTTCTGGAAGCGGTTCAACACCCAGGGCGCGCTGTGGTCGATCTACGGCGGCCTGGCCATCACGATCGTGCTGATCATCTTCTCGCCCGCGGTGTCGGGCAAGCCGACGTCGATGATCAAGACCGCGGACTTCGCCTGGTTCCCGCTGAGCAACCCGGGCATCGTCTCGATCCCGGCCGCGTTCATCCTCGGCTGGCTGGGCACGGTCCTGTCCAAGGAGCACGACGAGAAGAAGTACGCCGAGATGGAGGTCCGCTCCCTGACCGGTGCGGGCGCCGAGAAGGCCGTCGTCCACTAG
- a CDS encoding carboxymuconolactone decarboxylase family protein, whose product MTKRIALGGAPELYQAMANLQAEVNKAGANAGLDPKLLELVKTRASQLNGCAYCLDMHSRDALELGESPRRLFVLDGWRETDLFTEQEQAALALTEAMTKLSATQTVPDDVYEQAAKVFTEDQYRAVAWEVIAINSWNRMTITSHTPLPKRDA is encoded by the coding sequence ATGACCAAGCGAATCGCGCTCGGGGGCGCTCCCGAGCTCTACCAGGCGATGGCGAACCTGCAGGCCGAGGTGAACAAGGCCGGCGCCAACGCGGGGCTCGACCCCAAGCTGCTGGAACTGGTGAAGACCCGCGCGTCGCAGCTCAACGGCTGCGCGTACTGCCTCGACATGCACTCCCGCGACGCGCTCGAGTTGGGCGAGTCGCCGCGGCGGCTGTTCGTGCTCGACGGCTGGCGCGAGACCGACCTGTTCACCGAGCAGGAGCAGGCCGCCCTCGCCCTCACCGAAGCGATGACCAAGCTCTCCGCGACGCAGACCGTGCCCGACGACGTCTACGAGCAGGCCGCGAAGGTGTTCACCGAGGACCAGTACCGCGCGGTCGCGTGGGAGGTCATCGCCATCAACAGCTGGAACCGGATGACCATCACCAGCCACACGCCGCTGCCGAAGCGGGACGCGTGA
- a CDS encoding isocitrate lyase/phosphoenolpyruvate mutase family protein, with amino-acid sequence MSAAALRALHVPGKPLVLANVWDADTAKLVEAAGFPAVATSSVAVAAALGFADGEQAPAAEMFAAAARIAKAVGVPVTVDAESGYGLSGAELAARLLDAGAVGCNFEDTHHATGDVRPVEAQAARIAALREAAGDGLVINARVDSFRGVDPQEALEAGVARAKAYLEAGADCVYPIHLRTPELIAEFVRETGGAVNTAAWPGGPGLESLADLGVARISLGGGLWQHLRTQLESTLKSVAEGKLPY; translated from the coding sequence GTGAGCGCCGCCGCGCTCCGGGCGCTGCACGTGCCCGGCAAGCCCCTGGTGCTCGCGAACGTCTGGGACGCCGACACCGCGAAGCTCGTCGAGGCCGCCGGGTTCCCCGCCGTCGCGACCAGCTCGGTCGCGGTGGCGGCCGCGCTCGGGTTCGCCGACGGCGAGCAGGCCCCCGCGGCCGAGATGTTCGCCGCCGCCGCGCGGATCGCCAAGGCGGTCGGCGTCCCGGTCACCGTCGACGCCGAGTCGGGCTACGGCCTCTCCGGCGCCGAACTGGCGGCCCGGCTGCTCGACGCCGGTGCCGTCGGCTGCAACTTCGAGGACACCCACCACGCCACCGGTGACGTGCGGCCGGTCGAGGCGCAGGCGGCCCGGATCGCCGCGCTGCGCGAGGCGGCGGGTGACGGCCTGGTGATCAACGCCCGCGTCGACTCCTTCCGCGGCGTGGATCCGCAGGAGGCGCTCGAGGCCGGTGTCGCCAGGGCCAAGGCGTACCTCGAAGCGGGTGCCGACTGCGTCTACCCGATCCACCTGCGGACTCCGGAGCTGATCGCGGAGTTCGTGCGGGAGACCGGCGGCGCGGTCAACACGGCCGCCTGGCCGGGCGGCCCGGGCCTGGAGAGCCTCGCCGATCTGGGGGTGGCGAGGATTTCGCTGGGCGGCGGGCTCTGGCAGCACCTCCGCACGCAGCTGGAAAGCACGCTCAAGAGCGTTGCCGAGGGCAAGCTGCCGTACTGA